A section of the Melopsittacus undulatus isolate bMelUnd1 chromosome 3, bMelUnd1.mat.Z, whole genome shotgun sequence genome encodes:
- the HINT3 gene encoding adenosine 5'-monophosphoramidase HINT3 isoform X1, which yields MAGGEGAAAATAAAEGSEAGKGGSYDGKCVFCRIARREEPGTALLSSEYEDLTCFRDCRPGAPHHYLVVPVEHMGNCKTLKKEHIPLVKRMMEVGKAVLQRNNFSDLNDVRMGFHWPPFCSISHLHLHVLAPASQLGFLSRLFYRINSYWFITAEQLIERLQTENATS from the exons ATGGCGGGCGGGGAGGGGGCTGCGGCTGCTACTGCCGCTGCTGAGGGGAGCGAAGCCGGGAAGGGAGGCAGCTACGACGGCAAGTGCGTGTTCTGTAGGATCGCCCGCCGCGAGGAGCCGGGCACGGCGCTGCTCTCCTCCGAG TATGAAGACCTTACTTGCTTTAGGGATTGCAGACCGGGAGCTCCCCACCATTACCTGGTGGTGCCGGTGGAACACATGGGAAACTGCAAAACACTAAAGAAAGAACACATACCTTTAG TGAAGAGAATGATGGAAGTTGGAAAAGCTGTCcttcagagaaataattttagTGACTTGAATGATGTAAG aaTGGGTTTTCACTGGCCTCCATTCTGCTCAATCTCCCACTTGCATCTTCACGTCCTGGCCCCAGCCAGCCAGCTAGGATTCTTATCCAGACTCTTTTACAGAATCAATTCCTACTGGTTTATCACG GCTGAACAACTGATTGAGCGACTGCAAACTGAAAATGCTACCAGCTGA
- the NCOA7 gene encoding nuclear receptor coactivator 7 isoform X3, with protein sequence MVSQKPHGTIEYTAGNQDTINSIALKFNITPNKLVELNKLFTQTIVPGQILFVPETSAARLSFNTGAPVSPSSSDAEYDKLPDADLARKAFKPVERVLSSTSEEDEPVVVKFLKMNCRYFTDGKGVVGGVMIVTPNNIMFDPHKSDPLVIENGCEEYGLICPMEEVVSIALYNDISHMKIKDALPSDIPKDLCPLYRPGEWEDLSSEKDINPFSKFKSLSKEKRQQNGDPSIALGAKQIKPSDKEKSADFEVLQSSESTGSIKSKSLEFPNNITATEHLERFALDPCVKEPSGEKNASDIKTKEKSLLGEGEYDFIELEKTSSHVDRGLDRKVSVIEGLLADPRELGRTKQQVTKHATEVQERLTVDSLEKKDSVEPKADLDLELCEKQDVIPEVNKCVSSPKGKVETALDTKKELEKDKLIEFYLNKDGNGSQSSEDLHKAEIQKGENNKAVGIDLTLSCSKSQANEIHTVKSMELDSCCVERKAPSLESSSAAAEQKDLKESVDSSLVPAIDKTCQETQLDNQSEIRLWLLQKIQVPIEDMLPSKEEKSKTPPMFLCIKVGKPMRKSFASQSTTVSQQYSKKIKQPEYWFAVPRERVDHLYTFFVQWSPEIYGKDAKEQGFVVVEKEELDMIDNFFSEPTTKSWEIITVEEAKRRKSVCSNYEEEDDDTLPVLKHHSALLENMHIEQLAQSLPARVQGYPWRLVYSTLEHGTSLKTLYRKSSSLDSPVLLVIKDMDNQIFGAYATQPFRFSDHYYGTGETFLYTFSPHFKVFKWSGENTYFINGDTSSLELGGGGGRFGLWLDADLYHGRSNSCSTFNNDILSKKEDFIIQDIEVWTFE encoded by the exons atggtttctcAGAAACCCCATGGTACCATAGAATACACT GCTGGGAATCAGGACACCATAAACAGCATAGCATTAAAGTTTAACATCACACCTAACAAGCTTGTGGAGCTCAATAAACTTTTCACACAAACAATTGTGCCAGGCCAG ATTCTCTTTGTGCCAGAAACAAGTGCTGCGAGGCTCTCTTTCAATACTGGTGCTCCCGTTTCTCCTTCATCATCAGATGCTGAATATGATAAACTCCCT gaTGCTGATTTGGCAAGAAAGGCCTTCAAACCAGTTGAGAGAGTCCTGTCCTCTACTTCAGAAGAGGATGAGCCTGTGGTGgtcaaatttttaaaaatgaactgTCGTTACTTCACAGATGGTAAG GGTGTAGTCGGAGGAGTCATGATAGTAACTCCAAACAATATCATGTTTGACCCACATAAGTCTGATCCTCTGGTAATTGAGAATGGCTGTGAAGAATATGGGCTCATCTGCCCCATGGAGGAGGTTGTCTCAATTGCTCTCTACAATGACATCTCTCACATGAAGATTAAAGATGCATTACCATC TGACATACCAAAGGATCTTTGTCCTCTGTACAGGCCAGGAGAATGGGAAGACCTATCCTCTGAGAAGGACATCAATCCTTTCAGCAAATTCAAATCCCTTAGCAAGGAAAAGAGGCAGCAGAATGGGGATCCATCCATTGCTCTGGGTGCCAAACAGATAAAGCCTTCAGATAAGGAGAAGTCTGCTGATTTTGAAGTTCTTCAGTCATCTGAGAGTACAGGCTCTATCAAATCGAAGTCACTGGAGTTCCCCAACAACATCACTGCCACTGAACATTTGGAAAGGTTTGCTTTGGATCCATGTGTGAAGGAgccttctggggaaaaaaatgcttcagatatcaaaaccaaagaaaaatcccttttgGGAGAAGGAGAGTATGACTTCATTGAGCTGGAAAAGACGTCATCTCATGTGGATAGAGGGTTGGACAGGAAAGTCTCAGTAATAGAAGGCTTGCTGGCTGACCCCAGGGAGCTGGGGAGAACTAAGCAGCAGGTAACCAAACATGCTACAGAAGTCCAGGAGCGCTTGACAGTTgattccttggaaaaaaaagacagtgttGAACCTAAAGCTGACTTAGATTTAGAACTGTGTGAAAAGCAAGATGTTATTCCAGAAGTAAACAAATGTGTCAGTTCCCCAAAAGGTAAGGTGGAGACTGCATTGGACACTAAGAAAGAGCTAGAGAAAGATAAACTTATTGAATTTTACCTCAATAAGGATGGGAATGGGTCTCAGTCATCTGAAGACTTACACAAGGCTGAAATCCAGAAAGGTGAAAACAATAAAGCAGTTGGCATAGACCTTACGCTTAGCTGTTCAAAGTCCCAAGCTAATGAAATCCATACAGTTAAAAGTATGGAGCTTGATTCCTGCTGTGTTGAAAGGAAAGCACCTTCATTagaaagcagctcagcagcagcagagcaaaaggATCTGAAAGAGTCTGTGGACTCTTCATTAGTACCAGCTATAGACAAGACCTGTCAAGAAACACAGTTAGACAATCAATCAGAAATCAgactgtggctgctgcagaaaATTCAAGTGCCAATTGAAG ATATGCTTCCTTCAAAAGAGGAGAAGAGCAAGACTCCTCCAATGTTTCTGTGCATTAAAGTAGGCAAGCCTATGAGAAAGTCCTTTGCATCTCAGAGCACCACTGTGTCTCAACAGTACAGCAAAAAGATAAAGCAACCAGAGTACTGGTTTGCTGTTCCTCGGGAAAG GGTGGATCACCTGTACACATTTTTTGTTCAGTGGTCACCAGAAATATATGGGAAAGATGCCAAAGAGCAAGGTTTTGTCGTGGTAGAAAAGGAGGAGCTTGACATGATAGACAATTTCTTCAGTGAACCCACTACTAAAAGCTGGGAG ATCATCACTGTAGAAGAAGCCAAACGACGAAAAAGCGTTTGCAGTAACTATGAAGAAGAAGATGATGATACTTTGCCTGTCTTAAAGCATCACAGCGCTCTTCTGGAGAATATGCACATAGAGCAG CTTGCCCAGAGCTTGCCTGCACGAGTGCAGGGATATCCGTGGCGGCTTGTGTACAGTACACTGGAACATGGGACTAGCCTGAAGACTCTGTACCGTAAATCGTCATCTCTTGATAGTCCAGTTCTCCTTGTCATCAAGGATATGGACAACCAG ATATTTGGAGCGTATGCTACACAACCCTTCAGGTTTAGTGACCATTACTATGGTACTGGTGAAACATTCCTCTACACATTCAGTCCACATTTCAAG GTATTCAAATGGAGTGGAGAGAACACCTACTTCATCAATGGAGACACCAGCTCTCTGGAGCTCGGAGGTGGAGG tggCCGGTTTGGCTTATGGTTAGATGCAGATTTGTATCATGGGCGAAGCAACTCCTGCAGCACCTTCAATAATGACATCTTATCCAAGAAAGAAGATTTCATAATACAAGACATCGAAGTATGGACATTTGAGTGA
- the NCOA7 gene encoding nuclear receptor coactivator 7 isoform X4, with protein MMKRKQMPLNIKIFYYSRPDEEEPFVEIITVEEAKRRKSVCSNYEEEDDDTLPVLKHHSALLENMHIEQLAQSLPARVQGYPWRLVYSTLEHGTSLKTLYRKSSSLDSPVLLVIKDMDNQIFGAYATQPFRFSDHYYGTGETFLYTFSPHFKVFKWSGENTYFINGDTSSLELGGGGGRFGLWLDADLYHGRSNSCSTFNNDILSKKEDFIIQDIEVWTFE; from the exons ATGATGAAACGGAAACAAATGCCTTTGAATATTAAAATTTTTTACTATAGCAGACCTGATGAGGAGGAGCCTTTTGTGGAG ATCATCACTGTAGAAGAAGCCAAACGACGAAAAAGCGTTTGCAGTAACTATGAAGAAGAAGATGATGATACTTTGCCTGTCTTAAAGCATCACAGCGCTCTTCTGGAGAATATGCACATAGAGCAG CTTGCCCAGAGCTTGCCTGCACGAGTGCAGGGATATCCGTGGCGGCTTGTGTACAGTACACTGGAACATGGGACTAGCCTGAAGACTCTGTACCGTAAATCGTCATCTCTTGATAGTCCAGTTCTCCTTGTCATCAAGGATATGGACAACCAG ATATTTGGAGCGTATGCTACACAACCCTTCAGGTTTAGTGACCATTACTATGGTACTGGTGAAACATTCCTCTACACATTCAGTCCACATTTCAAG GTATTCAAATGGAGTGGAGAGAACACCTACTTCATCAATGGAGACACCAGCTCTCTGGAGCTCGGAGGTGGAGG tggCCGGTTTGGCTTATGGTTAGATGCAGATTTGTATCATGGGCGAAGCAACTCCTGCAGCACCTTCAATAATGACATCTTATCCAAGAAAGAAGATTTCATAATACAAGACATCGAAGTATGGACATTTGAGTGA
- the HINT3 gene encoding adenosine 5'-monophosphoramidase HINT3 isoform X2: protein MSVRRKTLLSLKVGTTDGNLTRRYPDCRSAEDTNPPYRFFSKNYEDLTCFRDCRPGAPHHYLVVPVEHMGNCKTLKKEHIPLVKRMMEVGKAVLQRNNFSDLNDVRMGFHWPPFCSISHLHLHVLAPASQLGFLSRLFYRINSYWFITAEQLIERLQTENATS from the exons ATGTCGgtcagaaggaaaacactgctATCCTTAAAGGTCGGCACAACAGATGGAAACCTGACACGGAGGTATCCTGACTGCAGGTCAGCTGAGGACACAAATCCCCCTTACAGGTTTTTCTCCAAAAAT TATGAAGACCTTACTTGCTTTAGGGATTGCAGACCGGGAGCTCCCCACCATTACCTGGTGGTGCCGGTGGAACACATGGGAAACTGCAAAACACTAAAGAAAGAACACATACCTTTAG TGAAGAGAATGATGGAAGTTGGAAAAGCTGTCcttcagagaaataattttagTGACTTGAATGATGTAAG aaTGGGTTTTCACTGGCCTCCATTCTGCTCAATCTCCCACTTGCATCTTCACGTCCTGGCCCCAGCCAGCCAGCTAGGATTCTTATCCAGACTCTTTTACAGAATCAATTCCTACTGGTTTATCACG GCTGAACAACTGATTGAGCGACTGCAAACTGAAAATGCTACCAGCTGA